One Vicia villosa cultivar HV-30 ecotype Madison, WI linkage group LG5, Vvil1.0, whole genome shotgun sequence genomic window, CCTAGCCTTGTATTGTTATAGCTTGGCTCTtttattaaaacttgttaagtattgttaaagcttaaaattttaaaaacacgTTGAGTATTGTTATAgatcaacacccaaaaagattttgcctCTTGTctctattattttccttttaagaggaactacaaaagctctgacttccctattgcacttaaggggtatgtcggcctaagatgcgatatcttatcgagctcactttcaaaacctTCTATTCTCATcccccactctatttaaacaaaaaacacaaaggaattttataataataacaataacaataataatattttcaaaaaggttcctatatagtaccatagatatgaggggtgGTTAAaatcttccccttgcataacaaacccccttacccaaatctctgtttattttattaattttgattttaaaaacttctgtgggttttattcgctctttctcccattttatttggaaacaataaagcatggtggcgactctgttataaACATATGAGCTAAGTCAATTAATGTgtttagtctcacaaatttcactgCTATAGAAAATTGGCGACTCTGGTGGGGATACTCAATATTCCTAAGAAGGGATTACCCTATCTTTGTTTATATTGTTATTAATGTTGTATATACTTTTATTATGAACTGCCTATGTGAATACTTGTTATTTTTGTAGGTTAtattgggaaagggcttgattcccccttgtgttgagataaatcctaacccggatttgagtgcaacttATGATAGGAGACCGGTATAATCATTTTGATCTCGAGGGAGTAATCCCAAAGAAGTCAATTTGAGATCCATTGCTCAGTGGAGACCTCTTTGGAAGTAACTTTGTTGACCAAGTTAATTGGAAAAACATCGTTGCATTCAACTAGGTTGTAGAAGTTGGGGACCTAGAAACACCTTAACCAATCTTGGCCATTAGGAAGTAGTGTGGAAATTGTATTAGGATTCAATTCCAGAATGGTTGTTACATGATACTACACTCAGATGAGGATCTCTTTAAATATTATTCAAACAAGCAAGTTAATTGCGACATCTATAATTTTCAAGTTGAATTGTTTAAGTCTAGGAACTTTTTAGAaccttgttttgcaggtacaaaatAACCATAGTTTACACCTTTGGGATGGGAAGacctttgactccatgctcgtgacgttgaaccctTGAACCCTGTGTTTTTACTAtgtttgcattcatgcatccatgcattttaAAACCAAAATATCTTTCACAGAATTAAAAGAAACCATTTTCGTAAACATTATAGGAATGGaacttgaaagaagaaaaaccaagaaGTATACTTTCAAGAGTTTAAAGTTAGAAGAGTTGAGAAAGCTAGGATCCTTGATTGTTGATCAAGATGAGTTCTGTAGCAAGTATGGAAGGTTGTTATATCTCCTCAAGACAAAGATGAAAGAATGAATTATCTCCACATTGATCCAATTATATGATCCCTTGTATCATTATCAACTATTGCCAACCTTGGAATAATATTCAAGCATCGTAAGATTGCCCATTACTGGAAGGATTCCCTTTACTAGTTTGGAAGGAGATCCTGAGTCTCATGACATTGCAAAGTTTACCCACTTAAGGAAGGATGAGATTGAGAAGAACATGGTTAGCAAAGGAGGATTACCTGAACTACCTGCTCAGTTTTTGATAGAGAGAGCTCTCTCTATGTcacaagaaagaaaggaagatGACTTTGAAGTTGTATTTTCCATGTTGGTTTATGGATTGTTCTTATTCCCAAATATTGACAGctttgttgatatgaatgccATCAAGATCTTTATGAAAGGAAACCCTGTTCCTACCTTGCTAGGGGACACTTACTACTCCATCCATTTGAGAAATTCCTATGGAAAGGGAACAATTACTTTTCATACTCCTTTGTTATACAAGTGGTACATCTCTCACTTTCCAAATACCAATGATTTTTGGGATCTCAAAGAAGGGCAAAGATGGTCACAAAAGATTATGACTCCTCACTAACACTGATATTGATTGGACTGACAACAACATTTGTAGGATGAAGAACTTGGATAGCTGTGGTGATTTTCCTAATATGCCCCTTCTTGGTACAAaaggaggaatcagttacaaccttgttgaaaattctagtaacacacgctcgatgtcaaactggatgttatgacatccacaattacgtaGTACAGACAATAATAATAAACAGCATAAAATAGTAaggaacacacaaaattgtttacccagttcggttctaactaacctactctggggtctaccaagccagggatgaagtccactattagcagtatcaattcatagctaaactcccagtttacaactcctcacttaatcactacccaatgacccttatacctaggttctacctagatatggaatatctccattccactccccctcaaccaCAGCAGTgatacacatacacaataaacaattacagatagaagacactcttcaaaaacacaccttgatctgcttaaaagcttcaatcaagagacacacactcgtgcttaaaagcttagagtgacactaTAAAAACACAAACTCATTCCAACGTTATCATCAAAGATAAAAGCATGGATCAaaagagacagttacagaacagccGTTCTTCACAATtacaatcttctgtctgcgttctaAATTAGGACTACAGGTCTTTTTATACGCAGtattgggccttgggctttttagaaacacattaggattaacaaagttaacctaattcacacgccaactctctcttacacaatgtgctgtcattaggatcttctagacgaaatatgcagcactcaataaaaagcttcctaaactgataaaaaggataaatcaggaaacacaattcataaacaataacagctcctgctgtcacacatggatgtcatgacatcgatcatgacactccttacaaaacctgtattagctccacacatatatgcaacctgcataaacacaatcaaccaggtatgttttaccaataatgcagccgaCATGCAAAAAACCTTaaatctccccctttggaaaaATTTTGGCTAAACATCAtgtcacaccataccagagaaacacttgcagcagaTAGACAAAACAAACATAAGCTAATACAAACAATCAGCATACATAAGCAGTATGCACACAGTGCCTAGACAAAAACAGACAGTGCAtaagagtagcacaagcacaagcaaaaaacagatcaacacaaagatAAGCAATTAGAATTattgatcacacacaaccaccagTCTTGTTGTTTTAGGGTGACACATATTACCTCTCCCCATGTTTGGccacaaatgttgccaaagccAAAGAAAGTGTCTTCTCCTTGCTCAACAAGGTTAAATAAGTCCAAAAATAAAACAGAccgaaaaaaaataaaacatacggAACTAAATGAAAcagaacaaatcaaacaaaacaaaaaataaacacaCTAGACTCTAGTTGCAATTACTGCTCAGAGTCAGAACCAGCTGAGGTGTCTGAAGAACTTTCTTTCTCAGAGTCATCAGCAGAACTAGCACTTTCTTCCTCCACTTCTTGATCATCTTTATCTTCCATCTCTTCTGTATCTGCAAACTCCTCATTCTCATCCATTTCCAGAGTTCGTATCATTTGTTCAAGAGACATTTTTCTAGCTTCCATTTCTTTGTAAGTCTCTTTTAGGATTGTTATGACTTCTGCTTTACTGACTGATGCTTCAGATTTGGAAGTTTCAGCTGATGTCATGATAATGTCTGGAACATGCTTTCCCTTAAACAGTTTGTAATGGAAAGCCAAGGGACTTTCTCTCTTGCACACCACATCATGTTCGTTGAGAATGTTTGGATATTGATCCAGAATTATACCACTCAAGAGGGATGGAAAGGAAATTGGACCCTTAATACTGAAGCTTCCAGCATGCTTCATGGTTTGGTCAAAAATATATGCTTCATAATCAAACTTTGGCTTTGTTCATACAACATACAGAAATCTACCAAGCACAGTTGAGATAGTGGACTTGTGATTTTTTGGAACCCAATTAGCTGCTCCTATTTTGTGAAGCATTGCACACTTGATGCTCAGCTTACTTGCAGTTAGTTTCTCTTTCATGGGCCAGCTTTTTACCTTCTTGGCTGTGATCACTTGACAAACTTGGTTGTCTGTTACTTCCAGCTCAGTTTGAGCTTTATCTGTTCTTCCCAAGAATTTATTAATCACAGAAGGAGAGAACGATACACACTTACCTCTTACAAACACCTTTCTGTAGTCTGTACTTCTGCTATTGTCACACTCTTCAGATAGGTTTACCACAAATTCTTTGACCAACTTCTCATAGCATTTGGGAAGATTGCACACAGTTTTTAGCAGTCCAGCTTCTTGAATCAGTTCTAGGACCTCCTTGTTTTCAAGAGCATTTGGAGCCAATTCCCGTTCGACAACCAATCTCTTTTGAAGAACATATTTCCATCTGCTGACACTAGAGGCATGGTGGAAAGATACATTATCAATGGGAACTTCAGGGATACTAGCAACAAGCTTACTGGTTGTAGGCTTCTTCCTTGATGGGATGTTAGGGACATTTACTTCAACATCAGATTCAGGTTCAACAATTTCccgctcttttcttttctttggaatgACCCTGCTCCAAGATTTTGAAGGACCAACCCCTTTACTTTTGGTAACAACTTTGCTCTTGACAGGACCTGCATAAGTACTCTTCTTCCTGATAGTGTCTTTGGCAGGGTTGTTCACTTGAGTGCTCCTTTTTGGTAATCCTTGAACAACAGCTTTGCCTTTTCTTCTTGTCATTAGCCTGTTggctacacccggattcaaggaAGTAAGTAATTCGTCTTCAGAGTACTCATCAAAATTTACCACATTAGTGTCAGTTTCAGTGATGGCCTTAGGGTGATCATTATTGTCAATGTCATTGACATCCTTGGTGACATTGGTATTCTTAGTAACTCCTTGCTCATCCTTGTTAATTTCTAGGTCACTATCCACGGTGTGAACAGCCTCAGCCTTGCTGGTGTTATTGGGGGGATCAGCCATTATGGTTTGAAGTGGAATGGTTATTTCAGACACTTGATGATTCTCCTTCAGAATACGATTAACAATCCTGGTAATTGCATTATCAACATACTTAGATCCTTCTTTAGTAAGTTTCTCCATGGTAGCAGATGTTGAGGATTTGGTACCCTTGTTGTGAATACCCTCCTTGGGTCGTTTTGGATGAGTCATTTTAGGATTTGTGGCCTTTACTTCGTCACTACTAATCGTCCTTAAAGGGACAACCTTAAGAACCTTATTAGGGTTAGCGCACTCTTCCGGTG contains:
- the LOC131604675 gene encoding uncharacterized protein LOC131604675 produces the protein MKGVRSKDNCYLWKPDTPVHLSDYSMIKEELKMYHHEFDESYDSDESDKESYIGDLAISELSTSFSETSLMNEKLCAKLREYRSINRFLLEERVSLVMDITDRERKREKSNVNNDPKGLSESNVTENVATTSIDNVTEKDSATPEECANPNKVLKVVPLRTISSDEVKATNPKMTHPKRPKEGIHNKGTKSSTSATMEKLTKEGSKYVDNAITRIVNRILKENHQVSEITIPLQTIMADPPNNTSKAEAVHTVDSDLEINKDEQGVTKNTNVTKDVNDIDNNDHPKAITETDTNVVNFDEYSEDELLTSLNPGVANRLMTRRKGKAVVQGLPKRSTQVNNPAKDTIRKKSTYAGPVKSKVVTKSKGVGPSKSWSRVIPKKRKEREIVEPESDVEVNVPNIPSRKKPTTSKLVASIPEVPIDNVSFHHASSVSRWKYVLQKRLVVERELAPNALENKEVLELIQEAGLLKTVCNLPKCYEKLVKEFVVNLSEECDNSRSTDYRKVFVRGKCVSFSPSVINKFLGRTDKAQTELEVTDNQVCQVITAKKVKSWPMKEKLTASKLSIKCAMLHKIGAANWVPKNHKSTISTVLGRFLYVV